In Vigna unguiculata cultivar IT97K-499-35 chromosome 3, ASM411807v1, whole genome shotgun sequence, a single genomic region encodes these proteins:
- the LOC114176827 gene encoding peroxidase 16-like: METPNFVFFSLLLLLTSTTISSAQLTRGFYHNVCPNVEQLVRSAVAQKFQQTFVTAPATLRLYFHDCFVRGCDASILLANSNSEKDHPDDISLAGDGFDTVIKAKAAVDSDPKCRNKVSCADILALATRDVVNLAGGPFYDVELGRRDGRISTIASVQRHLPHPDFNLDQLNSMFNFNGLSQTDMIALSGAHTIGFSHCSRFSNRIYNFSPRNRIDPTLNLQYAFQLRQMCPLRVDPRIAINMDPVTPDKFDNQYFKNLQQGRGLFTSDQVLFTDSRSKATVNSFASDETTFQKAFIDAITKLGRVGVKTGNQGEIRFDCTRPN; the protein is encoded by the exons ATGGAAACTCCTAACTTTGTCTTCTTCTCCTTGCTTCTTCTCTTGACTAGCACAACTATAAGCTCAGCTCAACTCACGCGTGGCTTCTACCACAATGTCTGCCCCAATGTGGAGCAGTTGGTACGCTCTGCTGTTGCACAGAAGTTCCAGCAGACTTTTGTCACTGCTCCTGCCACTCTGAGACTCTACTTCCATGATTGCTTTGTGAGG GGTTGTGATGCTTCGATTCTGCTCGCAAATAGTAACTCAGAAAAGGATCACCCTGATGATATATCTCTAGCTGGAGATGGCTTTGACACGGTGATTAAAGCCAAGGCAGCTGTTGATAGTGACCCCAAGTGCCGGAACAAAGTCTCTTGTGCTGATATACTCGCTCTGGCTACTAGGGATGTTGTAAATTTG GCTGGGGGACCATTTTACGATGTTGAATTGGGAAGGCGTGATGGTAGAATATCTACTATTGCAAGTGTTCAACGCCATCTTCCTCACCCTGATTTCAATTTGGATCAGCTCAACTCCATGTTCAACTTCAATGGCCTATCTCAGACAGATATGATTGCATTATCAG GTGCACACACAATTGGGTTCTCTCACTGCAGCCGCTTCTCGAATCGAATCTACAACTTCAGCCCCAGAAACAGAATCGATCCAACGCTGAATTTACAATATGCTTTTCAGCTTAGACAGATGTGCCCCTTAAGGGTTGATCCTAGAATTGCCATAAACATGGACCCTGTGACGCCTGATAAGTTTGACAACCAATACTTCAAGAATCTGCAGCAAGGACGGGGTCTCTTCACCTCTGATCAGGTGCTGTTTACAGATTCAAGGTCAAAGGCCACAGTCAACTCTTTTGCATCAGATGAAACAACTTTTCAGAAAGCTTTTATTGATGCAATTACCAAGTTGGGAAGGGTTGGTGTTAAAACGGGAAATCAAGGTGAAATTAGGTTTGATTGCACCAGGCCAAACTAG
- the LOC114177385 gene encoding transcription factor bHLH146-like isoform X1: MEGQVAKRRRVYSVEPNQIVQSIFTRNYLNHLVPALVKMKEKDRSHCDINRAVKYEVDMAMVLSAQGFAWSNGLKVKLQNDRVRVNAAKSSTFLENGAGEGSSSGCEDNEVVPMEFSSNPSSKPRCKDMSEMKRDLAREDDDDDDDEDGDMEEQWKRLRRLIPGGEKMCDEQMAKELESYISCLQMQHLAIRRIGLALFTHSTKCPFRSSKVMHH, from the exons ATGGAAGGGCAAGTGGCTAAACGCAGACGTGTGTACTCTGTGGAACCAAACCAGATAGTGCAATCTATATTTACTAGGAATTATTTGAACCATTTAGTTCCAGCGTTGGTGAAGATGAAGGAGAAAGATAGAAGCCATTGTGATATTAACCGTGCTGTGAAGTATGAGGTGGACATGGCAATGGTGTTGTCAGCACAAGGTTTTGCATGGAGTAACGGCCTCAAAGTCAAGCTTCAAAACGATCGTGTTCGTGTCAATGCAGCTAAAAGCTCTACGTTTCTTGAAAATGGGGCTGGTGAAGGTTCATCAAGTGGTTGTGAGGACAATGAGGTTGTCCCAATGGAATTCTCTTCAAACCCTAGCTCGAAGCCTAGGTGCAAGGACATGTCAGAAATGAAAAGGGATTTGGCcagagaagatgatgatgatgatgatgatgaagatgggGACATGGAGGAGCAGTGGAAGAGGCTGAGGAGGTTGATACCTGGAGGAGAAAAGATGTGTGATGAACAAATGGCTAAAGAGCTTGAGAGTTACATAAGCTGTTTGCAAATGCAG CACCTAGCTATCCGGAGAATTGGTTTGGCCTTGTTTACGCATTCTACGAAGTGTCCTTTTAGGAGCAGCAAAGTGATGCATCATTAA
- the LOC114177385 gene encoding transcription factor bHLH146-like isoform X3, which yields MEGQVAKRRRVYSVEPNQIVQSIFTRNYLNHLVPALVKMKEKDRSHCDINRAVKYEVDMAMVLSAQGFAWSNGLKVKLQNDRVRVNAAKSSTFLENGAGEGSSSGCEDNEVVPMEFSSNPSSKPRCKDMSEMKRDLAREDDDDDDDEDGDMEEQWKRLRRLIPGGEKMCDEQMAKELESYISCLQMQMVGCFWH from the exons ATGGAAGGGCAAGTGGCTAAACGCAGACGTGTGTACTCTGTGGAACCAAACCAGATAGTGCAATCTATATTTACTAGGAATTATTTGAACCATTTAGTTCCAGCGTTGGTGAAGATGAAGGAGAAAGATAGAAGCCATTGTGATATTAACCGTGCTGTGAAGTATGAGGTGGACATGGCAATGGTGTTGTCAGCACAAGGTTTTGCATGGAGTAACGGCCTCAAAGTCAAGCTTCAAAACGATCGTGTTCGTGTCAATGCAGCTAAAAGCTCTACGTTTCTTGAAAATGGGGCTGGTGAAGGTTCATCAAGTGGTTGTGAGGACAATGAGGTTGTCCCAATGGAATTCTCTTCAAACCCTAGCTCGAAGCCTAGGTGCAAGGACATGTCAGAAATGAAAAGGGATTTGGCcagagaagatgatgatgatgatgatgatgaagatgggGACATGGAGGAGCAGTGGAAGAGGCTGAGGAGGTTGATACCTGGAGGAGAAAAGATGTGTGATGAACAAATGGCTAAAGAGCTTGAGAGTTACATAAGCTGTTTGCAAATGCAG ATGGTGGGTTGTTTTTGGCACTAG
- the LOC114179444 gene encoding uncharacterized protein LOC114179444 isoform X2, whose product MGTKIEYSINLLATIVDSTNLAVGGVDVWENYQNKNQRTGIRKLQGPMDRMLDRNSVESIKKTMQMHEDIFKHQVRELHRVYSVQKMLMDELKNESRQQRFWKHRNEIDASHPHLIKPQHQTTQMSQKPDFGVENLREDVRSRENVRSWSDSIKMQKGFDLERPAEEDIFSQGRGFDEGEAGPSSHTAAFQSCKISTSGYGEDMEVDLTLSIGGSQVNKSSQLPQLACSNSTSGKTRKLNSSASFKSDRTGEYSDPTTPISSTTVTFTREGKGPHWLSQGLKLK is encoded by the exons ATGGGAACCAAAATTGAATATTCCATAAATCTTCTAGCAACCATAGTAGACAGCACCAACTTAGCTGTGGGTGGAGTGGATGTCTGGGAGAATTATCAGAACAAGAATCAGAGGACTGGAATCAGAAAACTGCAAGGTCCCATGGATAGGATGCTTGACAGAAACAGTGTAGAGTCCATCAAAAAGACAATGCAGATGCATGAGGACATCTTCAAACACCAG GTAAGAGAGCTACACCGGGTATACAGTGTGCAAAAGATGTTGATGGATGAGCTCAAAAACGAAAGCAGACAACAGAGATTTTGGAAGCACAGGAATGAGATAGATGCAAGCCATCCACATCTCATTAAACCGCAACATCAAACGACACAGATGTCACAGAAGCCTGATTTCGGTGTTGAAAATTTGAGAGAGGATGTTCGGTCAAGAGAAAATGTTAGAAGCTGGTCAGACAGCATAAAGATGCAAAAGGGTTTTGACCTTGAAAGGCCTGCAGAGGAGGACATTTTTTCTCAAGGGCGTGGCTTTGATGAAGGTGAGGCAGGGCCTAGCTCCCACACTGCAGCATTTCAGAGTTGTAAAATAAGTACTAGTGGCTATGGTGAAgacatggaagtggatttgacaCTAAGTATAGGAGGTAGTCAAGTTAACAAGAGTTCTCAATTACCTCAATTAGCATGCTCAAACTCAACCAGTGGGAAAACTAGGAAGCTGAATTCATCTGCCTCCTTCAAATCAGATAGAACAGGAGAATACAGTGACCCCACCACTCCAATCAGTAGCACCACTGTGACATTTACTCGGGAAGGAAAGGGGCCACATTGGCTTTCTCAAGGTCTAAAGCTTAAATAG
- the LOC114179444 gene encoding uncharacterized protein LOC114179444 isoform X1 — protein MSMGTKIEYSINLLATIVDSTNLAVGGVDVWENYQNKNQRTGIRKLQGPMDRMLDRNSVESIKKTMQMHEDIFKHQVRELHRVYSVQKMLMDELKNESRQQRFWKHRNEIDASHPHLIKPQHQTTQMSQKPDFGVENLREDVRSRENVRSWSDSIKMQKGFDLERPAEEDIFSQGRGFDEGEAGPSSHTAAFQSCKISTSGYGEDMEVDLTLSIGGSQVNKSSQLPQLACSNSTSGKTRKLNSSASFKSDRTGEYSDPTTPISSTTVTFTREGKGPHWLSQGLKLK, from the exons ATGa gcATGGGAACCAAAATTGAATATTCCATAAATCTTCTAGCAACCATAGTAGACAGCACCAACTTAGCTGTGGGTGGAGTGGATGTCTGGGAGAATTATCAGAACAAGAATCAGAGGACTGGAATCAGAAAACTGCAAGGTCCCATGGATAGGATGCTTGACAGAAACAGTGTAGAGTCCATCAAAAAGACAATGCAGATGCATGAGGACATCTTCAAACACCAG GTAAGAGAGCTACACCGGGTATACAGTGTGCAAAAGATGTTGATGGATGAGCTCAAAAACGAAAGCAGACAACAGAGATTTTGGAAGCACAGGAATGAGATAGATGCAAGCCATCCACATCTCATTAAACCGCAACATCAAACGACACAGATGTCACAGAAGCCTGATTTCGGTGTTGAAAATTTGAGAGAGGATGTTCGGTCAAGAGAAAATGTTAGAAGCTGGTCAGACAGCATAAAGATGCAAAAGGGTTTTGACCTTGAAAGGCCTGCAGAGGAGGACATTTTTTCTCAAGGGCGTGGCTTTGATGAAGGTGAGGCAGGGCCTAGCTCCCACACTGCAGCATTTCAGAGTTGTAAAATAAGTACTAGTGGCTATGGTGAAgacatggaagtggatttgacaCTAAGTATAGGAGGTAGTCAAGTTAACAAGAGTTCTCAATTACCTCAATTAGCATGCTCAAACTCAACCAGTGGGAAAACTAGGAAGCTGAATTCATCTGCCTCCTTCAAATCAGATAGAACAGGAGAATACAGTGACCCCACCACTCCAATCAGTAGCACCACTGTGACATTTACTCGGGAAGGAAAGGGGCCACATTGGCTTTCTCAAGGTCTAAAGCTTAAATAG
- the LOC114176419 gene encoding uncharacterized protein LOC114176419 has product MMSIMLKLKYQMVVSLVSDKKGWSEQKFDIHKSWVIPEMSSSIPSSHPTFLTNALTPLTHNNPNFRARTVSIPSLKTTVRCTSSQHHQQHQSPRNKNENKLAKLALVALAAGVLTLGSVQDASAAKTGGRIGGQSFKSSPPRSSPRINNSRTNIYINPGVAPPLVGGYGYGYGVPFYGGWGWSPFSFFAPGPSVAVGIGGGFDTLLLFMFLGAAAAVVRRFFGSRNEDDDDY; this is encoded by the exons ATGATGAGCATCatgttgaaattaaaatatcagaTGGTAGTGAGTCTGGTTAGCGATAAAAAAGGTTGGTCGGAGCAGAAGTTTGACATACATAAATCTTGGGTGATTCCAGAAATGTCGAGCAGCATACCCTCCTCTCACCCCACCTTCCTCACCAACGCCCTCACTCCATTAACCCACAACAACCCAAACTTCAGGGCAAGAACTGTTTCTATCCCTTCTCTCAAAACCACTGTTCGCTGCACTTCCTCGCAACATCACCAACAACACCAATCTCCAAG AAACAAGAATGAGAACAAGTTAGCAAAGTTAGCACTCGTTGCACTGGCCGCTGGGGTCTTGACACTTGGGTCGGTTCAGGATGCATCTGCTGCCAAGACTGGTGGTAGAATCGGTGGCCAGTCCTTCAAATCATCGCCTCCGCGCTCCTCCCCAAGAATCAACAATTCCAG GACCAATATCTATATCAATCCTGGAGTGGCACCTCCACTTGTTGGTGGTTATGGGTATGGTTATGGTGTGCCATTCTATGGTGGCTGGGGATGGTCTCCATTTTCATTCTTTGCACCAGGTCCCAGTGTAGCGGTAGGCATTGGAGGTGGATTTGACACTCTTCTTCTGTTTATGTTTCTTGGTGCTGCTGCTGCAGTTGTGAGAAGATTCTTTGGGTCAAGAAATGAAGATGACGATGACTACTAG
- the LOC114177385 gene encoding transcription factor bHLH146-like isoform X2, producing the protein MEGQVAKRRRVYSVEPNQIVQSIFTRNYLNHLVPALVKMKEKDRSHCDINRAVKYEVDMAMVLSAQGFAWSNGLKVKLQNDRVRVNAAKSSTFLENGAGEGSSSGCEDNEVVPMEFSSNPSSKPRCKDMSEMKRDLAREDDDDDDDEDGDMEEQWKRLRRLIPGGEKMCDEQMAKELESYISCLQMQVNALQFLLPQTR; encoded by the coding sequence ATGGAAGGGCAAGTGGCTAAACGCAGACGTGTGTACTCTGTGGAACCAAACCAGATAGTGCAATCTATATTTACTAGGAATTATTTGAACCATTTAGTTCCAGCGTTGGTGAAGATGAAGGAGAAAGATAGAAGCCATTGTGATATTAACCGTGCTGTGAAGTATGAGGTGGACATGGCAATGGTGTTGTCAGCACAAGGTTTTGCATGGAGTAACGGCCTCAAAGTCAAGCTTCAAAACGATCGTGTTCGTGTCAATGCAGCTAAAAGCTCTACGTTTCTTGAAAATGGGGCTGGTGAAGGTTCATCAAGTGGTTGTGAGGACAATGAGGTTGTCCCAATGGAATTCTCTTCAAACCCTAGCTCGAAGCCTAGGTGCAAGGACATGTCAGAAATGAAAAGGGATTTGGCcagagaagatgatgatgatgatgatgatgaagatgggGACATGGAGGAGCAGTGGAAGAGGCTGAGGAGGTTGATACCTGGAGGAGAAAAGATGTGTGATGAACAAATGGCTAAAGAGCTTGAGAGTTACATAAGCTGTTTGCAAATGCAGGTGAACGCTCTACAGTTTCTGCTGCCACAGACTcgttaa